In the Montipora foliosa isolate CH-2021 unplaced genomic scaffold, ASM3666993v2 scaffold_406, whole genome shotgun sequence genome, one interval contains:
- the LOC137988075 gene encoding uncharacterized protein: MSVSKNEVSDLIRENNKHLMGSFKNLLAQSVGQIKRSNEESAEQQMKAIKKLKYDEPHEFKKKANEDQFNFNRKLAENIGTAKSAAEIGQLEKVKSDLAEGEKLLCQRQKLILLADKSEFGWATVEEYKQHDLADDSEDEKRIYSAERRARVALQARKKKKTTFSTSNYRSSSVGTPPSTSSSQFQHQPLMMNVPGFPSRRPNTGTCFACGKPGHWRSCCPTMAKQTSHTPK; this comes from the coding sequence ATGTCCGTCAGCAAAAACGAAGTGTCCGATCTCATTCGCGAGAATAACAAGCACTTAATGGGCTCGTTCAAAAATTTGTTAGCACAAAGCGTTGGTCAAATCAAGCGCTCCAACGAAGAATCCGCCGAGCAGCAGATGAAAGCAATCAAGAAACTCAAGTATGACGAACCACATGAGTTCAAGAAGAAGGCCAATGAAGACCAGTTTAACTTTAACCGTAAGCTAGCAGAAAATATTGGTACCGCCAAGTCTGCTGCGGAGATTGGTCAACTAGAGAAAGTAAAGTCGGATCTCGCGGAAGGTGAGAAACTGCTCTGCCAGAGGCAAAAGCTTATTTTATTAGCGGACAAGTCCGAGTTCGGCTGGGCGACAGTTGAGGAATATAAACAGCACGATCTGGCCGATGATTCGGAGGACGAGAAAAGAATTTACAGTGCAGAAAGACGTGCCCGTGTAGCGCTCCAGGCCCGTAAAAAGAAGAAGACCACCTTTTCGACTTCTAATTACAGATCCTCGTCCGTTGGAACCCCGCCGTCGACCTCAAGTTCGCAGTTTCAACATCAACCTCTTATGATGAACGTTCCTGGTTTCCCTTCTCGTCGACCCAATACCGGCACCTGTTTTGCCTGTGGAAAGCCAGGTCATTGGCGCTCCTGTTGCCCGACGATGGCCAAGCAAACTTCACATACTCCTAAATGA